A single region of the Oculatellaceae cyanobacterium genome encodes:
- a CDS encoding metal ABC transporter permease, whose product MLDWLLEPLNYEFIRNAMMMGILVGILCPIVGSYLIVQRMALLGDVIAHAVLPGLAIAFFVGIDILIGAFISGIFSTFVIAWIKSQSRVKVDAAMALTFSSFFSLGITLITLLKSKLDLENLLFGDILGVTITDVLRTAGIVVIVLIFVKVFYKQLLFYTFDPLGAEAMGLPVNYLHLGLMAAITLTIVASMQSVGVVLVISLLVGPGITAYLLVKELHLMMMLGAVIGIITSISGVYSSYYLNIPSGPAIVLFSFGLFLLAILFSPSQGILTRPTSSHYYAQVLRKLKNLI is encoded by the coding sequence ATGCTTGATTGGTTACTTGAACCGCTCAATTATGAATTTATCCGTAATGCTATGATGATGGGCATTTTGGTAGGTATTCTTTGCCCGATTGTTGGCAGTTACCTGATCGTTCAACGGATGGCTCTTTTAGGGGATGTAATTGCCCATGCTGTTTTACCTGGTTTAGCGATCGCATTCTTTGTGGGTATTGATATTTTAATTGGAGCATTTATCTCTGGTATCTTTAGCACATTTGTAATTGCTTGGATTAAATCTCAATCTCGCGTCAAAGTTGATGCAGCAATGGCATTGACTTTTTCGAGTTTTTTTTCCTTGGGTATTACCCTCATTACTTTACTCAAAAGTAAGCTAGATTTAGAAAATTTGCTTTTTGGCGATATTTTAGGGGTGACAATTACAGATGTTTTACGAACTGCAGGAATTGTGGTGATTGTTTTAATATTTGTGAAAGTTTTTTATAAACAATTATTATTTTATACCTTTGATCCTCTAGGCGCTGAGGCAATGGGATTACCTGTAAATTACCTTCACTTAGGGCTAATGGCAGCAATTACTCTTACTATTGTTGCTAGTATGCAATCAGTGGGCGTTGTGTTAGTAATATCTCTCTTAGTTGGGCCAGGAATTACTGCTTATTTATTAGTTAAAGAACTGCATTTAATGATGATGTTAGGTGCGGTTATAGGAATAATTACAAGTATTAGTGGAGTATATAGCAGCTATTATTTAAATATTCCTTCTGGCCCAGCAATTGTATTATTTAGTTTTGGCTTATTTTTATTAGCAATTTTGTTTAGCCCATCACAAGGCATTTTAACTAGACCAACCTCATCACATTATTACGCCCAAGTTTTACGAAAGCTAAAAAATTTAATTTAG
- a CDS encoding DNA polymerase III subunit gamma/tau encodes MNYEPLHHKYRPQTFAQLVGQEAIATTLSNAIRLRRIAPAYLFTGARGTGKTSSARILAKSLNCLASDVPTDSPCGKCEVCRAIASGSALDIIEIDAASNTGVDNIRELIERAQFAPVQCRHKVYIIDEVHMLSTAAFNALLKTLEEPPAHVVFVLATTDPQRVLPTIISRCQRFDFRRIPLAPMAQHLRKIAEAENINITDEAVTLVAQMAQGGLRDAESLLDQLSLLAGQVTVEKVWDLTGAVPERDLMVLVQAIAANNAETVLDRARSLMERGREPLVVLQNLAGFYRDLLIAKTAPSRGDLVALTAQTWQQLCQEAKNWDANKILVSQKHLKDSEVQIKNTTQPRLWLEVTLLGLLPSAVTYQTSHQPIPTSTTPKIDEIRSQTPAKSPSPAPQQISPPITPVNNPLPTPIDSEPVKELPTPEPIPSPAASVSSSQITDVNSHSLTLEQLWQEVIANIRMPGALAFVRQRCRLLVFESNVARIGVASQPLLNLAQSKSQYIEAAFQTVCQHPVKVQFQLDPRTQSKTATVQEPARDLHHATEPVARNNGNNDATPANNPSSQAAKAIIEPPKTNSSSAITPSPVTPTNESKTDDVTKAARSLAKFFDGEFVEIVEDIEVNKPARSQQLQAEDNIINAAFLDEELEEPQEDEYEGF; translated from the coding sequence GTGAATTACGAACCTCTCCATCACAAGTACAGACCTCAAACTTTCGCGCAGTTGGTGGGACAAGAGGCGATCGCCACCACCTTGAGTAATGCTATTCGTCTACGTCGCATTGCTCCTGCTTATTTGTTTACAGGCGCTAGAGGCACTGGTAAAACTTCCAGCGCCCGAATTTTGGCAAAGTCTCTCAATTGTCTAGCTAGTGATGTTCCTACAGATAGCCCTTGTGGTAAATGTGAGGTATGTCGTGCGATCGCATCTGGTTCAGCACTAGACATCATCGAAATTGATGCCGCCAGTAACACAGGCGTAGATAATATCCGAGAACTGATCGAACGCGCCCAATTTGCGCCAGTGCAGTGTCGCCACAAAGTTTACATCATTGATGAAGTCCATATGCTCAGTACCGCAGCTTTTAATGCGTTGCTGAAGACATTGGAAGAACCGCCAGCCCACGTAGTCTTTGTATTAGCAACTACAGACCCACAACGAGTATTACCAACCATTATTTCTCGCTGTCAAAGATTTGATTTTCGCCGCATCCCCTTAGCTCCGATGGCGCAGCACTTAAGGAAAATTGCTGAAGCAGAAAATATCAATATTACAGATGAAGCAGTAACTTTAGTTGCCCAAATGGCTCAAGGCGGCTTGCGGGATGCAGAAAGTTTATTAGATCAGTTGAGTTTATTAGCTGGTCAGGTGACAGTAGAGAAAGTATGGGATTTAACTGGGGCAGTTCCAGAAAGAGATTTAATGGTATTAGTGCAAGCGATCGCAGCGAACAATGCTGAAACCGTACTCGATCGCGCTCGTAGCCTAATGGAAAGAGGTAGAGAACCTTTAGTAGTCTTACAAAATTTAGCAGGTTTCTATCGAGATTTACTCATAGCTAAAACTGCACCTAGTCGTGGCGATTTAGTTGCATTGACAGCCCAAACATGGCAACAGTTATGCCAAGAAGCTAAAAATTGGGATGCAAACAAAATTTTAGTTAGCCAAAAGCATCTCAAAGACAGCGAAGTTCAAATCAAAAATACTACTCAACCGCGTTTATGGTTAGAAGTAACACTATTGGGATTATTACCATCAGCAGTTACCTATCAAACATCTCATCAACCTATACCAACTAGCACCACACCCAAAATTGATGAAATTCGCAGCCAGACACCTGCAAAATCTCCATCACCAGCACCACAGCAAATATCTCCCCCGATTACTCCAGTAAACAATCCTTTACCTACTCCGATAGATTCAGAGCCAGTAAAAGAATTACCTACTCCAGAGCCAATTCCCTCTCCAGCAGCGAGTGTTTCATCCTCCCAAATAACTGATGTTAATTCACACTCGCTTACTCTCGAACAACTTTGGCAGGAGGTAATCGCCAATATACGGATGCCGGGCGCGCTAGCTTTTGTGCGCCAGCGGTGTAGATTGTTAGTATTTGAGAGCAATGTTGCCCGTATAGGTGTTGCTTCCCAGCCATTGTTAAATTTGGCACAAAGTAAATCTCAATACATTGAAGCTGCTTTTCAAACTGTCTGCCAACATCCGGTTAAGGTGCAATTCCAACTAGATCCTCGTACACAGTCAAAAACAGCTACTGTTCAAGAACCAGCCAGGGATTTACATCATGCAACTGAGCCAGTAGCAAGAAATAATGGAAATAATGATGCTACTCCAGCCAACAACCCATCGTCACAAGCTGCTAAAGCGATAATAGAGCCACCTAAGACGAACTCGTCATCAGCTATTACTCCGTCGCCAGTAACGCCTACTAATGAGTCAAAAACAGATGATGTTACTAAGGCAGCCCGTAGTTTAGCTAAATTTTTTGATGGGGAATTTGTGGAGATAGTGGAAGACATAGAGGTTAACAAACCTGCCAGATCTCAGCAATTACAAGCTGAAGATAATATAATTAATGCGGCTTTTCTAGATGAAGAATTAGAAGAGCCGCAAGAAGATGAGTATGAAGGCTTTTGA